ATGTAATGGTGCTTTTGGCAGCTAGCCACATCAACCTTTATATGACCACTTGTGGCGTGTAGCCACAAACTTCACCAAGCAGTCTATACCTGAGTGCACCAAACTCAAGTATAGTAAACCAGACAGTTCAGTGGCAAAATCATTTGGTCTGGGTTCAATTACCAGTCATGACAATTTTGTCACTGAGCGTGACACTtgactttaattgcttctctacaCCCAGGAGCAACTGGTTCATGATTGATTATAGTTTGATGCATAGGACCTCCgggaataaaaataaatgacccGGTCTTTAAAGCGACActataggagtgtactgtttgtgTTAGGTgtttacagacaaatttacccaaacgtAATAGCATCATGTGTATCCACCAAAAGTGGCTAATGTgaataatgtttatttttgtatgtttagAAAAGCAAATCTCTGAAACATCAACTTAAGTTCTAAAAGGAGTGTTGTAACTCGACTCAAATTAAATATGTTGAAGAGTATTTTCTTGAAGGAAAAATCATCATGGAATTAAAAGTATTATTATCTTGTTGGATTTTAACTTTAAGTCTTTTTGTCTTCGTAACAGAAGCGTATGACCCATTAACACGGCAATTAGCAGAGGAGCTGGACATTGTGATTGCATCAGTTGAGTAAGTTACCAAGATAGCCTTGGTCTTGCTTTGTTTGCTTAGAAGACAGCTTTTTGTAAAAGCATTTATAGAATACAAGGCCACATTGCCACTTTGTTAGTAGACTACAGTCCTCCAAATCTCTAGACCCACTATCATATAGCCATAAAGGTCAGGGCTTTAAAATTTTGGGAAAAATCCAAATGagcagagcccaatttcatttcgCCGCCAAATTCTGCACGTTGGATCGCCATCCTATGCTTACAGTGATAGCGTCAAAGTGCTCCAAATTGCTGCACTAAAGAAGTGACCTTTGCAGAATGAAAAAGGCCTTAtactctcaaagatgaaatcctGGGATGATGGTTACCGGTAGTCTTACAGGGGGATAGCCACTCTCAATATTTTCCATCATTCATACCTTTTATGTTCATCTGTTTTCTAGTTATTGTCTGGCAACCAAGCATAAATTTCCAGCAGCCCATGAAGACAGCATGAAGGCCCTAAGATTCTTCCTAATTCATGCTTCGGAGTTCGGTGTTGACCCAGCGCGCATAGGGGTCGCAGGGGACAGCGCAGGAGGTCATCTTGCTGCAGCAGTTGCTCAAGAGGCATCAGATGACCCGAGCCTTCCTCGTCTTAAGATTCAAGTTCTACTCTATCCATTACTGCAACTGCTTGATTTACAGACGCCGTCTTATcagaaatacatgtatgactttGGCTCGACTGGAGGCGTTCTCACAGAGCCGACATTGGGAATTATGCGTTGTGTCTACCTCCTTGGGAGGATTGACGAAGACTTTATTACAGCATTTCGAGTGAACAACCACACATCCCTTACCTTCAAGAAGGACAACCCAACGTACTACAACCATGAGCTTGTACCTGCTGGCCTGAGGAAGCATGTGTCTTACAAAGGGCCGGTGATGGAGGATGGAAATGACGAGATGTGGGCAAAGTACAAACACTTGTTCAAAGATCCCCGTGTATCGCCGCTTATGCGTAAGAATCTCTCTAGTCTCCCTCCAGCCTACATTGTCAGTTGTCAGTATGATAGTCTTAGAGATGATGCCATTATGTACGCAGCTAGACTAGAAGCGGCTGGAATAGAGACTAAGCTGGTCAATTATTACAATGGTTGGCATGGAATGTTTAATGCTCCACATTTTGAGGTTGGCAGGCGAGCAATCAAATATTTGGTCCAACATTTGAAGACGAACTTGTAGTTCCTTAAGCTGGTTCTACACTACCGCAAAGCGCTGACACTTTTTTAATAATGGTATCAGGGGCTTGTGAaaactgtgaacaaaattcaGCCTCGGGCCAAATTActgaaagccattggaccctttcggtacagaaaaaaaaaaagttcacagatttacaaataatttacagggtttacagaaggtaatggtgaaagacttctcttgaaataattattagcgcatgaaatgctttactttttgagaaaacggcaaaataatataaattctctttagcgagaattacggatttattttaaacacatgtcatgacacggcgaaacgcgcggaaacaagagtgggttttcctgctaatttctctcccgactccgatgaccaattgagcctaaattttcacaggtttgttgttataTATAACTTGTGATACACtgagtgtgggacttggacaatactgtttacctaaagtgtataatggctttaaaggaacgttacagaattggtttttgctaacaaacagttgctggcagtgtaagcttTTTGTGTAATCCagacataaactgacaaacctgtagaagtttgagattgatcggccatctgggtcacaagaaaatagtgaaaatcgATTACACATGACGtcttgcatgacatcgattacaatagaaattaataaaatactcACTTGGGGAATAAACTCCAGCAGGAAATTAGTTTTgtatatttctcatcaaatatgacatttcagacagagttgtttcaagggatgttttctacatcATCATAAAAACCGTTTAAGTTTTATGTCAATCTGTGTGGATACATTGTttcttcttaccaattctgtaatgttcctttaataggtATGAGATAACTGTTTAATAGAAAGAAAGAACAGGTCCAAGAAATacattttcttctttaattGAAATATTAATGCAATTTGTTCCTAACTGATGCAAAAGACTAcaattcagggcccaatttcatacagcttctttgagcacaaaaagtagctgacaacaaaattatgctatcCAGAAAAAGGGTTACCCACCCAACTACACACATTTATAATTTCTTGCCTCGTTCTTTCATACATTTGTATAATGCACAAaactattttaatatttttgcatTCACAGGTAAAAGGTATCAATTTTAATTTAGTATTTCAATAAGTAATAAAGAAACCAAAGGTATTTTATATAATGaaacatttattataaaaaaattataaatattttaaaagaaaatttaaacataataaaaaaaatgttttttttttaatgtacacATTATATGTGCAGTAATTTCACAATCAATGGAGGTTTGGTAAATCTTTACCAAGTTTTTACGcccaagtaaaaaataaaaataccagttgatcgtctgtgtctccaaaaagaggaggatgagtgcctttttttttctatctctttttcttttaaaggtggCTGCCAATTCTCCAGTTTAAATTTACCACTTACTTTTATGTAGTTACGAGTTCTTTAAAGATTATTAAGTTTAAATCTagaaatacacaaaaaaatgtgtctttttgaagaaaaaaaaaagtaaaataaaaaataataataaaaaaagatgcGGTCTCAAAAAAAGGGAGGGGAAGATCaactagtatttattttttggccTAACAATGAATTATATGAAATCAGGTAGGcaatttgaaatatttaaactaaggatttttgagaaaatgtttcattatgttttaaactttcattatgaaaatgtttcattatgacaatcattttgtatttaaaactgTCAAATAAAGCTCGTCATTCAGGAATTAAGTTTTAATCAAAGAAATAATGGACCTTGAAGGGCATGTCAGCCTCCTTCTTTATTCCAACGCTTGCCAGCTGGCCAGTTCAACCATCTTAGATATAAATACAAATGCTTCTTTGTCCATTTCCCAACAAGCTTTTACATGAAAATTACTTACTATACATGCCCAGCTATTGCCTACAGGttgagtcaaaaagaagttgactggtattgtgatgtttttcaaaacaaacaaatgacactaAAAAGACCAGTAAAGCATATTATTTTCCACACACTCTCTCCTGcttattagaagaaaaaaattatgaaagaaattaATCATTCCTAAGAGGAGTTATGTCTATTTTGATGAAGAATACTtattttgcaagctgtccacAAAAATCAATTAACAAACTCAGTgaatgacttttttttatacCCGTTGCTACTTACTCAGATTCAGTCAAACATTAACATTCTATGGACAGCTACAACTGAGTGCTTTGAAGTAAAACAGGCATAACTTCTCTGTttcattccctttttttttattttttttttatttttagataaTTCTAGAAGCAGGAATGAATTAATGCTTGTTCGCTTCACTGGGGTTTTGAGCGCTGTTGTTTTATTTGCAATCATAATCGTGGTCAACTTCATTTTGATACACCCTGTATGGCTaacttttcattttgttatgtGAACAATCACATTTTATGCCATACATCACATTTGAGCCTGCTGGAGAGACCTACGAACATAATTGTCAGGGGGTCAGATCTTAAAGTAGGTTGGTCTTTGACTGGGGATACATGTGTATGTGCTAAATGCCCATGAGATGACTGCAAATACTTTTCCACCCCTACAAATCAAAATCTCTGAGACCTGACCCTCCCCCTGTCCACACCAAAGTGGTGTttcatcaacaaaataatttcaaaatttatgTGAGATTATTGAAATACACGAATTAGGGCAATGGTCTCTGCCCGCCCCTCTACCTCATAATTAATGACAGAAAATGTTGTGTTTAGCCAATAAGCGTCAGTATATGAAACTATTATTCACACTAAATCTTGGCTTGCTGACCCTTTTCCCAACAATGCCAACATGACCAAGACAAAAACCATCTCGAGTGAGAAATCTTAGatgtttcaatcaaacacaagaGCGGTCCTTGCATCGGCGCGGTAGATGTTAGTTTCCAAACGCCAGGAGTCGATCGTTACACGTGAAAAGGATCCGAAATAACCACACTGGTAAGAACGCTTTTAGACTTGACCAAGTCCGTCCAGAATTTGTCTTGTTGCGAGTCGATCGGACCCACTGCAGGAGTACATACGTATCACTCTCCACGTTGCAAAACTTCTCAACACGAACGTACGTTATCATTCAAGTTAaggccaatcaaagactggtcTATTCCCTTTCAGTACACAAGAGATTCATCTAGTTCTgctgattttattatatttttatgaagctgtctggtatttatttcagatttttaaatatttaagacCGAGAGTCCCCCTTAAATTGCTTCATATACTGTGACAAGTCACTGTGccgtgcgtacagtttaagatttcattttatcataatttgataaagctccattatatttattttagattatttaaaattaaagagcacgcgagtccctttgcagcataggCTGCTGTGCGTGTGTAAACAACGTACACCGCTGTGTGCACAGtttacgatttcatcaacgccacgggtcgatttgtaaaacggtttatcaatacggtatcattcaattagaccaatcaaagactggcattacctaaacaaagcattcacgtagcattactgattttatcataattttataaagcttcGTTatgtttatttcagatttttgaaaattacacaccacgagtccctttgcagcatactatgcgcgtgtactacactgctgtgcgcacagtttaagatttcatcaacgccacgggtcgatttggaaaacagtttataaacacgttatcattcaaacgaagcaaATCCAAGACTGTCATTCCCTAtaaaaagcattcatgtagcattactgattttatcataattttataaagctccgttatatttatttcagatttttgaaaattactcaccacgagtccctttgcagcatagtTTGCATGTGTACATcgctgctgtgcgtacagttaacgatttcatcaacgccacgggtcggtttgtaaaacggtttatcaatacgtttttattcaaacaaagcCAGTCAAtgactgtcattacctaaacaaagcattcatgtagcattactgattttatcataattttataatgctccattatatttgtttcagatttttgaaaattacacaccacgagtccctttgcagcatactttatGGTGTACATCACTGCTGTGcgtcaatttacaatttcatcaacgccacgggtcgatatttaaatcggtttatcaatacgttatcattcaaacgaagccaatcaaagactgtcattacctatACAAATCATTCATGTAGCactactgattttatcataatcttataaagctccgttatatttatttaagatttctgaaaattacacaccacgagtctctttgcagcatactttatGGTGTACATCACTGatgtgcgtacagtttacaatttcatcaacgccacgggtcgataaTTATGTAAatcggtttatcaatacggtatcattcaaattagaccaatcaaagactgtcattacctaaacaaagtattcatgtagcattactgattttatcatatttttttataaagctccgttatgtttatttcagatttttgaaaattacacaccacgagtccctttgcagcatactatgcgcgtgtactacactgctgtgcgcacagtttaagatttcatcaacggcACGGGTCGATATGTAAatcggtttatcaatacggtatcattcaaattagaccaatcaaagactggcattacctaaacaaagcattcatgattttatcataattttataaagctccgttatattgatttcagatttttgaaaattactcaccatgagtccctttgcagcatactttgtatgtgtactacactgctgtgtgCACAGTTTAatatttcatcaacgccacgggtcgatttgtaaaaaacagtttatcaacacgttactgttcaaacgaagccaatcaaagactgccagtactcaaacaaagcatttatgtagcattactgattttatcatgtttttgtaAAGCTTCATTATatttatgtcagatttttgaaaattaaagaccacgagtccctttgcagcgtACTGTGCGTGTTCAcaacactgctgtgcgcacagtttaagatttcaccaACGATTTGTGGAACAGTTTATCGAAAGGACCTGCCCTTTGATGGTCGTTCGCTGATCGTCCTACAACTTACACGAATGTAGAAAACGATTGCTGGTGATGGACTGGAAGCAATGGTTTGCATGTATTCAATTCCAAATAATATCAAACAAACAACTTCACTTATCTCTAAAATGAAGACACGCCGTTTTGGTTTCTCTTGTGAATGGGAGTAAGACAACATTTATTGAATTTAGCAAAACGAGTACAATGACGTTTAAGAACAATctgttaatataaaacaataaaagcagTGAAAAGAATTAACAACTGTTTTAAGCATTTGCAAGTTTCGACAAGTAACAAATATAATGGCAAGTTAaaccattaattttgttatgtgCATGGTGTTTATACTCGTAAAGTTCACCactcaaaaacttaacaattcATCCAGTAGAGATAGCATTCAAGTTCGCTGGAGTTTCTTGAAGGGTGTGTCTTTTCATTTAAACTCATTTTGGCCAGTCATTTTTTGGATTGTTCAATTTAAAACATAACACTTGGTTAAAAAGTTGCTTCCTTTATTATTTAGGTTTTTTGGTCAAATTctgcaaatgagcagtcaattttcatgcgttcgaattcaagctgttttgcctctccagttgttactgcgtttcaaattcaaaattcggtaattcaatttcgttttgagtcgagtcaaattcctttagcactctgttcaatgtAGCGTGCCGTCATTCTTGTTCGTGACACAaccgcctcaagaagcgtctgcgactttgaatgctgctttgatgaattttaaattgaatgattattttgttaaatctaaTGCAACATTACCATTAGGCAAAAAATTACAGTTGAACAACATTTGCCAAGATATCTGtcgcacaattttttttttttttaggtaagTCTTGGTCATTTTCCATTACTTACACCTCCCCCCACcaacccccaaaataaatacaaaatgaatgaataaatatagGATGGATTCTCGGTTAAAtttggcaaatgagcagtcaaatTCATTTTTACCCGCTCATATTAAAGCTGTTTGCCTCCCCGCCAGTTGAGTATtgagaattcggccattcagttTGGTTTTGAGTCGAGTTATTCCTTTagcacttttatttttattttaatgacgcaacattacatttgactagaatagcttggtggttattCTGGCTGCttatttgccgaaattgactgagaaaacctacaaataaataaagtaaaacaaatataggttttctcggtccatttcggaaaatgagcagccaatttaaacACAAGCCTaatctatttcgcacgaaatcgaatgttACTGAAAAGATCATTCAATATctttttaagactagtcaaatctacTTTACGTCATtccatttaacaaaataatcattcaatttaacaactCATCAAAGCTGCAGTCAAATTcgcagtttttgttttaggcgttcaatttcatttttaggCAGTCAATTCCGGAATTTGTGCAATCTTAAAAACGCCTGGTTAACTTGTTCTTTCCTTACAAATGTAAAAGGCATGCGGTTAATTTGTTTGGCACTCTTAAACATAATGCCAAGATGTCTGTTACGCCAGCAGATTGATGGTTGGtgaatatacaaaaaaaaaaaaataaaaaaaaataaaaaaacattaaaaaaaaaaaacacttcaaattctaaaaagcgccctctgtGGTCGAAACTGGAGAACTGTGCTCAAACTGTATGGGCAAATCAGTACGGCACAAACGAATTGGGAAGTTACCGGATAATTTATTTTAGGTTCCTTTACAGGTTAACAGTTTTTTTTCGCCAGATCTcaatttaattattataatttaatccttggaaaatattaaaatgtttgttattcTGTACACCAATAATTTCCCCCATaatgtttttcaattgtttgaatTACTGTCACCCACAAACAGGCTTTAATTAAATCTAActaaactagacattaggtgtttgtgaacaaacacaaagctgttccgtgttgttttgctttgattatgtgctgCAGCGATGACCAGGGATTTATACtctgaaaaatgttttaaaaaatgtttagtagtacttgagatatggtcccacttcccgtcacggtttttcaaagtcactattatgcctaaggagtctataactgaaaacaaaattgacatcggttgtgtagttcttgaaatatggtcacacttccggttcacctggaagtagaggtcaacatgtgGTCACGAGTTTtaacagtcaatattaatgtctcAGGAgtttgtaactgaaaaaaaaattgaaaatcggttgagtagttctgaagatatggtcccacttccggttaacccggaagtagaggtcaatttaaggtcacggtttttccaaagtTTTCTCCTATCCCTAAGGAGTCCTTAACTCCAAACAAGTTAAAAATCAGCCCTTTACTTCTTGAGATCTGGTGTttcaaagatttcccaattaaatatgcaaatgagggtcacgtggttgatgaattaataatttaaaaacaaaatttcattagGAATTAAGCTTAGGTTCAAAGCTTGATAAAATGATTTCACTGGTTATGGTTTAGAAGAATaggcttaaacaaaaaacaaattactggtcaatagagggcggtatgtaaGATGAGTGGTCTTTCTATATCACCATCTCCTTTTCCTAGTTAATTGTTCAGTTGAAATGTTATCTCAAAAGTTTGATTAACAAGATGAATAAATGTAAAGAAAACCTAATATTTGACCcaggattgtttgatttgttggtttcttgAGTTCAATGCAGTACTTTCAGAGTCCATTGTCATGTGACAAACCAATTAATTAAGGATAAAATCCTTGTATTTTGtaggtggtttgatgtttgatctagaaCGAAAGGATTTCACTGAACCTTTAAcggccaccaaactctgcgcttacgttCACCATATTCCGCTTACTATGCAAGCGCAGAATATAAAgtgcgagcttggaagcacaAACGAAAGAAATCCCTGTTAAGCAGTCTAttttgcttgacgtaagcgcagaattcactgcttctgctaagcactgattctttgcttccagagcagagcatgacattgggcccattCCCACAGGATTTTTCATTctgcaagttcccatcatgataggcctaggtgactagtgaaatttactctcgactagtcgcacctcaaacccaactacgacacttgttgagataaattacggattctcaagatttgtgccgcaatGTGCCGCAAGCGACACATGTTGCGATTAGTAGTAAGCAGGACAACTGTTTCACCAAACGGGTAATCAGGACTTTTATGGTAGTCAACGTGTGGGCACACTTTTAACGGAGTGGGGAAAAACAGTAGTCACGGTTTTAATactaatttgtagtcgcgactaaAACACTGAAccacactagtcgccccggcCTACTTTTGCACAAGAAAAGCACGGTTATCCTGCGAAAGCAAaccaaatttttaagtcactgtttttgcagtgaatgttACGCAGAAGTTGAGCACAATAGTAATCGCAGCAGattttttgttgcgaattgTCCACTCatcaagaacacattccctgtgTGCCCAGATGttaaatacgcttagcgtaagcacaatcCCCGATTatgtaagcgctgcgattctttcctttaaagccattggcccaggaccaaaccaaactaaacacaaaaagcagctaaacacAGCAAATACCATTCCTCATGTACAAACTGCAAGTTGTgcatccaggtattctgctcaatttctgcagtttataaagcaaaatattttgcctatttattataagcagctctataacattgagccactcaaccaccagagaaacgtcgaccagcataataaaatctctgattttgcattcctgtcaaagagtttttgtttgtcatggtctaatttccgaaagtaaagcgaaatactggaattagtttaggcaactGGTCCCCGGTGCGAACAAGGTTACTTCACCCGTAAATCGTTCCAAATCCCAGGCGTTAAAATTACAAGTATACACCTAACATTACATCTTTATGATTCACCACAAGACACTTACAGTCTTTACATGCAttgatagtaggcctacaattttgaCGGTCATTTATAAAATGTGTATGCCGTGTAAACTTCCAAATCTCAGGCAGGTGTATTCGTCCATGCACGGTCCACTTTTCCTCGTACATGATGCCTTTGATCGAAGCCaaaaaagtaaagaaacaaGTTTGTATGTTTCACATAGGTTTGTCTTCAGTGATAAGGTTTAGAAAGAAAAGGCTGGCACTTTGTGTTGATTGACAACATACATAGAGCGAAAAAACTGCAAAAATAGCGctatttattagcaaaaaagtGGTTGTACGTAAATCGAAGAACCATGTAAATGTACGTAGAACTTCCTCCATAGTGCGTACACCCATTAAAAATCGTGCTGCGCGAGGACAAAATCAGAATCGATTTATTTTCCAGGAAAGAAGCATCTCATgagccaaaaatttgaaaaataagaaCATGTTGTACTGATGGTTTAAATGTAGGtacatatttctttttgtaaaaaaaaagtaaaatgtacaaattttaattttgattttgtcgaAATTCCCGAAAGGCTTCGAACTCAGATCACCTGGACAATAGCACCAGCGGTAAACCGCGGCCACAATCGATCCATCAATACAGATTGGGTGATTTTATTCCTGTTGTAATAAGTGTATTAATTTATGACAAATAATTTCAAGATGACGTGACATAAAAATTTCTGCATTTGGCACAACTACAATACCCAGAGAATCACAAtctgaaaacaatttgaaaatcggacgtttattttgggagatatggtgttaacaagaTTGCCTAACTAAATATTCACCTCGCTGTAAGTGGCTAATTAACGAagaatgtttacattttttactttaaGGTTAAAGTTTATGTTCTAAGCTCCAATTTAATATAGGATCTAACTCTTTCATATTTACGCTCTAGGATATTAGGCTTAAAataaaaacgtgtacaaacccTATGGGATTTAggcagaaacaaagaataactagacattaagtgtttgtgaacaaacacgaagctgttccgtgatgttttgctttgattatgtgcttcattgcccaaggaatatataactggaaaaaaagtttcaaaaaagttgtgtagctcttggtattaggtcacacttcccggttgacccacaagtaaaggtcaaaatgggcccacagctaccaaagactaatctgcaatgccaaggagtctataactgaaaaagtttaagcaatcggttgtgaagatcttgatatatagtcccacttccggttgcccagaagtagaggtcaacatagggtcacagttttttaaagttaatatttattgccttagagtctataactgaagtttgaacattggctttgtacttcttgagatattggcccacttccggtcgacccggaagtaaaggtcaatatggggtcaaatgtgtttcaaactaatcttgaatgtccaaggagtctataactgaaaaaagtttgaaaatcggttgtatatttcatgagatatggtcccacttccggttgacccggaagtagaggtcaacttgaggtcacgatttttcaaaattaatctccaatccccaaagagtctttagcaacaaacagtcttaaaatcggctgtatacttcttgagatatggtgctgcaaagattttctgattgaatatgcaaatgagggtcatgtggttaattagttactagttgccatttttcaaaaacaaattaaagatgcaaatatcacgacatcgtcttctcagactctccccaagagtcctcaacccatacagatccgcagtgtgttgcaagagccatagaaatgtttaaacattgcaaagaaagtgact
The window above is part of the Asterias rubens unplaced genomic scaffold, eAstRub1.3, whole genome shotgun sequence genome. Proteins encoded here:
- the LOC117306671 gene encoding arylacetamide deacetylase-like (The sequence of the model RefSeq protein was modified relative to this genomic sequence to represent the inferred CDS: added 70 bases not found in genome assembly), translated to MKGRELVAGLMFYHGGGYMIGSPEAYDPLTRQLAEELDIVIASVDYCLATKHKFPAAHEDSMKALRFFLIHASEFGVDPARIGVAGDSAGGHLAAAVAQEASDDPSLPRLKIQVLLYPLLQLLDLQTPSYQKYMYDFGSTGGVLTEPTLGIMRCVYLLGRIDEDFITAFRVNNHTSLTFKKDNPTYYNHELVPAGLRKHVSYKGPVMEDGNDEMWAKYKHLFKDPRVSPLMRKNLSSLPPAYIVSCQYDSLRDDAIMYAARLEAAGIETKLVNYYNGWHGMFNAPHFEVGRRAIKYLVQHLKTNL